The following proteins are encoded in a genomic region of Dasypus novemcinctus isolate mDasNov1 chromosome 21, mDasNov1.1.hap2, whole genome shotgun sequence:
- the LOC101417411 gene encoding somatotropin, whose protein sequence is MSLSSLFANAVLRAQHLHQLVADTYKEFERMYIPEGQRYAVQKGKGGLCFSENIPTPSGKDEAQRSSDLDLLHFSLLLIQPWLGSMQSLDRVFTNSLVFGISDRIHDKLKDLREGILTLTRVLEDDRHPAQQILRQTYERSDTNLSSEDPLLTNYKMLSCFKKDLHKAETYLRVMKCRRFGESSCTF, encoded by the exons ATGTCCTTGTCCAGCCTGTTTGCCAACGCGGTGCTCCGAGCCCAACACCTGCACCAGCTGGTCGCCGACACCTACAAAGAGTTT GAGCGAATGTACATCCCCGAGGGGCAGAGATACGCCGTCCAGAAAGGCAAGGGTGGCCTCTGCTTCTCCGAGAACATCCCGACCCCCTCGGGCAAGGACGAGGCCCAGAGGAGTTCT GACTTGGACCTGCTCCACTTCTCGCTGCTGCTCATCCAGCCGTGGCTCGGGTCCATGCAATCGCTGGACAGGGTCTTCACCAACAGCCTGGTCTTTGGCATCTCCGACCGCATCCATGACAAGCTGAAGGACCTGCGGGAAGGCATCCTGACCCTGACGCGG GTGCTGGAAGATGACAGGCACCCGGCTCAGCAGATCCTCAGGCAAACCTATGAGAGGTCTGACACAAACTTGAGCAGTGAGGATCCGCTGCTCACGAACTACAAGATGCTCTCCTGCTTCAAGAAGGACTTGCACAAGGCCGAGACATACCTGCGGGTCATGAAGTGTCGTCGCTTTGGGGAAAGCAGCTGTACCTTCTAG
- the CD79B gene encoding B-cell antigen receptor complex-associated protein beta chain: MSELALSPVPSNWPLLLLLLLLSGEPVPAAKPEELYGDLSGSPCSRIWQNPRFVAKKRGSVFEVKCHMDSPDGMVNWFRKQDAGSPYQRVHLEQGRVLQNLSHTVSTLTIRGIQFEDNGIYFCKKECSGNTYWGCGTELRVMGFSSLEQQKRRNTLKDGIIMVQTLLICLFIIVPIFLLLDKDDSKAGLEEDHTYEGLDIDQTATYEDIVTLRTGEVKWSVGEHPGQE; the protein is encoded by the exons ATGTCTGAGCTGGCCCTGTCTCCCGTGCCCAGCAACtggccgctgctgctgctgctgctgctgctttcag GTGAGCCTGTGCCGGCAGCCAAACCCGAGGAGCTGTACGGCGATCTCTCAG GAAGCCCTTGTTCCCGGATCTGGCAGAACCCACGTTTCGTGGCCAAGAAACGGGGCTCCGTGTTTGAAGTGAAGTGCCACATGGACAGCCCCGATGGCATGGTAAACTGGTTCCGGAAGCAGGACGCAGGCTCGCCATACCAacgggtgcacctggagcagggcCGCGTCCTCCAGAACCTGAGCCACACTGTCTCCACCCTCACCATCCGCGGTATCCAGTTCGAAGACAACGGCATCTACTTCTGCAAGAAGGAGTGCTCCGGGAACACCTACTGGGGCTGCGGCACCGAGCTGCGGGTCATGG GGTTCAGCTCCCTGGAGCAGCAGAAGCGGCGGAACACGCTGAAGGACGGCATCATCATGGTGCAGACCCTGCTCATCTGCCTCTTCATCATCGTCCCCATCTTCCTGCTGCTGGACAAG GATGACAGCAAGGCTGGGCTGGAGGAAGACCACACCTACGAG GGCCTGGACATTGATCAGACGGCCACCTACGAGGACATAGTGACGCTGCGGACAGGGGAAGTGAAGTGGTCAGTGGGTGAGCACCCAGGCCAGGAGTGA